Below is a genomic region from Henckelia pumila isolate YLH828 chromosome 3, ASM3356847v2, whole genome shotgun sequence.
CCGGATAATGCTACCATTTCTTGGATCGAGAATTTCCTGGACTGGAAAATCTGGATTATTTGATCCATGGACATGGTGGGTCTGGGGAGATTTCCCTCCACGGAGACGGATTTGGAAGTTAAAGAATCTTTCCGGCCTAATTTGACGGTGTAAAAGGGTCCGCCCATCATGACGACCAGATTCCGAGTGGCGACGGCGAGAATATCGGCGCAGGAGACGACGCCGGGGCAGGAGAGCTCGAGGGCGGACTTGGCACGCACGACGACGTCGAATCCGTCGCCGGGGAGGGAGAGGTTGATGTCGGCGTCACGCTCGGCTTTGTTGAATGGGGTGGAGGAGATGAGGACGGATGCGTCGCAGCCGAGAACGAAGCAGTCGTGGAAGAAGACTCGGAGGGTGGCGGCGGCGGTGGTGGGGGAGTTGATCTGCTTATTGGTGGTGGTTTCTTCCATGATTCGGTCGAAGGTGGGGCATGATTTGGAGTAATAGGTGGCGGAGAGGAGAGGTAGCGAGTAGGAGGAAGAGAGGAGGCAGAAGtgtagaagaagaagaagcaccAGCTTGGAGGAAGCCATTAATGCTTCTCGGTGTTTGCTAATTGTTAGTGGGAGCTTGCTTTTTGTTGTTAATAATAATTTGGAGGGTAAGGGGCA
It encodes:
- the LOC140891493 gene encoding peroxidase 31-like codes for the protein MASSKLVLLLLLHFCLLSSSYSLPLLSATYYSKSCPTFDRIMEETTTNKQINSPTTAAATLRVFFHDCFVLGCDASVLISSTPFNKAERDADINLSLPGDGFDVVVRAKSALELSCPGVVSCADILAVATRNLVVMMGGPFYTVKLGRKDSLTSKSVSVEGNLPRPTMSMDQIIQIFQSRKFSIQEMVALSGAHTIGFSHCKEFSSILYNYSRTMESDPSYNYNFAKLLRNACADYKKNPTLSVFNDIMTPNKFDNVYYSNLQKGLGLMSSDHALSSDPRTRGYVELYSRNQTSFFQAFATAMEKLSLYGVKTGTNGEIRRRCDAFNN